The proteins below are encoded in one region of Xenopus laevis strain J_2021 chromosome 8L, Xenopus_laevis_v10.1, whole genome shotgun sequence:
- the atp6v1al.L gene encoding ATPase, H+ transporting, lysosomal 70kDa, V1 subunit A like L homeolog isoform X1: MDFSKLPKLIDEEKESMLGFVHGVSGPVVIASQMAGAAMYELVRVGHAELVGEIIRLEGDLATIQVYEETSGVSVGDPVLRTGKPLSVELGPGIMGNIFDGIQRPLKDIADLTKSIYIPRGINVTALSRDLKWEFLPDKNIRAGSHVTGGDIYGTVMENSLIKHKIMLPPRSCGTVTYIAPPGNYDISDVVMELDFEGVKEKLTMVQVWPVRQIRPSAEKLPANYPLLTGQRVLDALFPCVQGGTTAIPGAFGCGKTVISQALSKFSNSDIIVYVGCGERGNEMSEVLRDFPELTMEVGGKTETIMKRTTLVANTSNMPVAAREASIYTGITLSEYFRDMGYNVSMMADSTSRWAEALREISGRLAEMPADSGYPAYLGARLASFYERAGRVRCLGSPHREGSVSIVGAVSPPGGDFSDPVTSATLGIVQVFWGLDKKLAQRKHFPSVNWLISYSKYMRALDEYYERHFPDLVPLRTKAKEILQEEEDLAEIVQLVGKGSLAEADKITLEVAKLIKDDFLQQNGYSAYDRFCPFYKTVGMMQNMIAFYDMARHAVEATAQAENKITWAIIREHLGDILYKLSSMKFKDPVKDGEAKIKADYAQLYEEMQNAFRSLED, encoded by the exons ATGGATTTCTCCAAACTGCCCAAACTCATAGATGAGGAGAAGGagagcatgctgggatttgttcatGGAGTGTCTGGTCCAG TGGTCATAGCCTCGCAGATGGCCGGAGCTGCCATGTATGAGTTGGTACGTGTGGGCCACGCAGAACTTGTGGGAGAGATTATCCGATTGGAGGGAGATCTGGCCACCATTCAGGTCTATGAGGAAACCT CGGGAGTGTCTGTAGGTGACCCGGTGCTGAGGACAGGGAAGCCTCTCTCTGTTGAACTTGGTCCTGGGATAATGGGGAACATCTTTGATGGGATTCAGCGCCCCCTGAAAGACATCGCAGACTTGACAAAAAGCATTTACATTCCAAGGGGCATTAATGTCACTGCATTGTCACGGGACTTAAAGTGGGAGTTTCTTCCAGACAAAAACATTCGG GCTGGAAGCCATGTAACTGGTGGTGACATCTATGGAACTGTGATGGAAAATTCTCTCATCAAACATAAAATCATGTTGCCCCCTCGCAGCTGTGGGACAGTCACGTACATCGCCCCTCCAGGGAACTACGACATCTCG GATGTAGTGATGGAATTAGATTTTGAGGGAGTAAAGGAAAAACTCACCATGGTCCAAGTTTGGCCAGTTCGTCAGATTCGACCTTCAGCGGAGAAGCTTCCAGCCAACTACCCACTTTTAACTGGCCAGAGAGTATTGGATGCCCTTTTCCC GTGTGTCCAAGGAGGCACCACAGCTATTCCTGGGGCCTTTGGCTGTGGGAAGACCGTTATCTCTCAGGCTTTATCCAAATTCTCCAACAGTGATATCATTGTATATGTTGGCTGTGGGGAGCGAGGAAATGAAATGTCTGAGGTTTTGAGAGACTTCCCAGAG CTTACCATGGAAGTTGGTGGGAAGACTGAGACCATTATGAAGAGAACCACATTGGTTGCCAATACATCTAACATGCCTGTTGCTGCAAGAGAAGCCTCAATATATACAG GGATCACTCTGTCTGAATATTTCCGAGATATGGGATACAACGTCAGTATGATGGCCGATTCCACCTCTAGATGGGCCGAAGCCTTAAGAGAAATTTCTGGACGCCTGGCTGAAATGCCTGCTG ACAGTGGATACCCTGCGTATCTTGGTGCCAGATTGGCCTCCTTTTATGAACGAGCCGGCCGTGTCAGATGCCTTGGAAGTCCTCATAGAGAAGGCAGTGTCAGCATTGTTGGAGC TGTGTCGCCCCCTGGAGGGGATTTCTCAGATCCAGTAACTTCAGCCACTTTGGGAATTGTACAG GTCTTTTGGGGCTTGGATAAGAAACTGGCACAAAGAAAACATTTCCCCTCCGTCAACTGGCTCATCAGTTACAGCAAATACATGAGGGCCTTGGATGAATATTATGAGAGGCACTTCCCCGATCTGGTCCCACTCAGAACAAAAGCCAAAGAAATTCTGCAAGAAGAGGAAGATTTGGCTGAAATTGTTCAGTTGGTTGGAAAG GGATCCCTCGCTGAAGCAGATAAGATCACCCTGGAGGTTGCCAAATTAATAAAGGACGACTTTCTCCAGCAGAACGGATACTCGGCCTACGACAG ATTCTGTCCCTTCTACAAGACAGTGGGGATGATGCAGAACATGATTGCCTTCTATGATATGGCTCGGCATGCGGTGGAGGCCACGGCTCAGGCAGAGAACAAGATCACCTGGGCCATAATCCGGGAGCACCTGGGGGACATTCTCTACAAACTCAGCTCCATGAAGTTTAAG GACCCAGTTAAAGATGGAGAAGCAAAGATCAAAGCTGACTATGCGCAACTCTATGAGGAGATGCAGAACGCATTCCGTAGCCTAGAGGACTGA